CTTTCTTTCTTTAATCAAATAACCATGATCTTTAATCATAGGTCTTGGACCAATAAAACTCATTTCTCCTTTTAAAATATTAAATAACTGTGGCAATTCATCTAAACTCAACTTTCTTATAATACTACCTATTTTAGTTCTATATTTATCCGCATCTTTCATTTCATCTGTTGGTACATTTGGACATCCAACTACCATTGTCCTAAACTTATAAATAATAAAAACCTTGCTATCCTTACCAATTCTTTCTTGCTTAAACAAAATAGGACCTTTAGAAGTCATTTTAATCGTTACACTTATAAATAACATAATTGGACTAGATAATATGAGTAAAATTAACGCTCCTAAATAGTCAAAAGTCCTTTTAGTTAATAAATAATACCTGCTATTACGTAATGAATTATAATTTGTTTTATTAGAAATTGATATATCATTATTATATTCCATAATTTACCTCTACTTTATTTTAAATTTATAAATACATTAATTCCATTCGTAAAAATAATGAAATAAATACTAGTATTTTTAAATTTTTCTACATTTATTGTATAGTAATAGATTAATATAGTCAACCTTAAATTGGTAATAAAATTCTAATTTAAGGTTTATTAAAATACTCTAATATCCCTTTCACTATCCTATCACTAGCCTTACCATCTCCATACGGATTAATTGCATTAGCCATTTTATCGTATTCATTTTTATCTTTTATGAGAGTATTTACTGCTTCATATACATCATTTTCTTCTATTCCTACTATTTTTACTGTTCCTGCTTCTACCGCTTCTGGTCTTTCTGTTTCTTTTCTAAGTACTATTACTGGTTTACCAAGAGAAGGTGCTTCTTCTTGTATTCCTCCTGAATCTGACATTATGATATCACATTTAGACATCAAATTTACAAATGGTTTGTAATCTAAAGGTTCTATAAGATGAACTCTTTCTACTTCTCCTAATACACTTTTCACTAATTCTCTTACTTTAGGATTTAAATGTACTGGAAATACTATTTCAACATCCTTATTTTCTTCTATTATTCTTTTTACTGAATTAAATATATTTATCATAGGCTGTCCTAGATTTTCTCTCCTATGTGAAGTTAAAAGTATTACCTTTTTATTATCAAAATCTATATTATTTAATTTTTCTTCACTGAATTTATAGTCTTTATCTATAGCCATCATAAGTGCATCTATTACTGTGTTACCTGTTATTGTTATATCTTTTTCAGCAATATTTTCCTCTAATAAGTTGTTTTTATTGCTTATTGTAGGAGCAAAATGAATACTTGCTATCCTTCCAGTAAGACTTCTATTAATTTCTTCTGGATATGGTGAATATTTATCCCCACTTCTAAGTCCTGCTTCCACATGTCCTACAGGTACTTTTTGATAAAATGCTGCTAGAGATCCTGCAAATGTTGTAGTTGTATCTCCATGTACTAATATCATATCAGGATTTTCTTTTAAAATAACTTCTTCAATTCCCTTCAATACATTTGTTGTTATTCCAGTTATACTTTGTCTATCTTTCATTATATTTAAATCGTAATCTGGATTAATGTTAAATAATTCTAATACTTGGTCAAGCATTTGTCTATGTTGAGCTGTCACACATACTATTGATTTTATCTCTCTAGATTCTTCTAATTTTTTTATTAATGGAGCCATTTTAATAGCTTCAGGCCTAGTTCCAAATACTGTCATAATTTTAATCATTAAATATTACTCCTTTTCTTCTTTAATTTTAGTTACACCTTTTTTAAAATCACTTTCTAATCCTACTTCTTCCAATACATTTTCTAAATCCTTTTCTATAATCCCTTCAGATTTATCTTTTATAAACACAACTACTATAGTTTGAAAAATTATAATTATATCTTCTAATAAATTATAATTTCTTATATACATTAAGTCAAATTTTAATTTTTCTTCAAATGATGATGCATATTTCCCTTGTATTTGAGCTAAACCTGTAATTCCTGCTTTTACATTCATCCTATATTTGTAATCAGGATCTATATTTGCAAATTTTTCTACAAAAAATGGCCTTTCAGGTCTTGGTCCTACTATGCTCATATCTCCTTTTAATACATTAATAAGCTGTGGAATCTCATCAATTCTTGTACTTCTTAAAAACCTACCTACACTTGTTATACGAGGATCTTCTTTGTCACTAAGTACAGGTCCTGTAGTTTTTTCTGCATTTTGAACCATACTTCTAAATTTATATATGTTAAATTCTTTATTATTGAAAGTTATTCTTATTTGCTTATATAGTATTGGTCCTTTAGAATCTATTTTTATAGCTATAGCTACTATTAATAAAATTGGTGATGCTATTATTAATCCTATAGCCGATATGGTTATATCAATAAATCTTTTTACTATTCTTTGTTCAAGTGTCAACTCCATTGGTGATATCTTAAATGTCAATATATCATCAAATTCTTCAATTTTTGATTTTAATATAAACATATCTTGAAGATTAGGTATTAAAAACACTTCTTTATTTCTTCTTTGAGCATTTTTAATTATATTTAATCTATCCTTATATTCAATATCTGTAGATATAATTACTGCATCTACTTTGTTAATATATTTATATAACTTTCTATCTATACCTTTATAATATAAATACTTTATAGTATACCATTTTCTATTGTTCAATACTTTTTTAGCTATATTATTTATATTTTCTTTTTCACCTATTATTAAAATTTCTTTTATACCATGAAATCTTTTAACTACATCTATAAGAAATAACCTCCAAATTCCCAATAATATTAATTGAAAAATATATGCTAATATAAATACTGTTCTGGGAAAAGCAAATCCTCTAAATATAAATGTAACTGCCATTGATGCTAAAGATATCATTGCAAGAGATATACTTAAGGATAATAATGTTTCTAATGAGGATTTTTTTCTTATAGATAATAGTCCATATAAATCAAAAAACATTACTGTAAATAAAGCTATTATTGGTAATAGATCTATAAAAGGTTCTATATTCCTCTTAGGTATATCAAAATCAAACTTAACTAAATATGATATATAAAAACCTAATAAAACTAGTCCTATATCCATTATCATAGCTATTAATTTGTTTGTTTTATTAAATTTACCTAATTTAAATAAATTCATGATATATCCCTTCTTTTCTATGTAGATAAATAACACCATGATACTATGGTGTTATTTATCTGGTATATTTCCTAAATTTTTAAATATCATATTTGTACCTTCAAAATTTTCTTCTTTTAATATGTTTTTTGTATCAAATATTAAAGGTGTATTCATTGATTTTACAAGTTCCTTATAGTTTATATCTTTAAATTCATTATGATCTGATAATATAAGTATCATATCTGAATCTTCTACTGCTTCTTCTCTATCTAAAAGGGTAAGTTCAGTATCTTTTACATGTGGATCATGTAATACTACATTTATACCCTTGTTTTTAAGTATATCTACTATTTCAATAGCTGGAGATTCTCTTAAATCATCTGTATTTCCTTTATAAGTTATACCAAACACTGATACTTTTGAATCATTTTTAGGTAATAATTCTTCCACTTTTGATACTACGTATTTAGGCATAGAATTATTTGTTTCACGAGCTAATGATATTATATTAGCTAGTTCAGGAGCTTTTTCTATTATGAAATATGGATCTACTGCAAGGCAATGTCCACCTACTCCAGGTCCTGGAGTATGAATATTTACTCTAGGATGTTTATTTGCAAGATTCACTACATCTAGTGAACTAATGTCTAATTTGTTACATATTTTTGTAAGTTCATTTGCAAGTGCAATATTTACATCTCTAAATGTATTTTCCATAAGTTTAGACATTTCTGCTGTTTTTGATGTAGTTTTTAATATTTCACCCTTTACAAAAGTTTTATATATTTTTGCTGCTTCATCTGTACATTTTTCTGTTACTCCACCTACTATTCTATTATTTTCTACCAACTCTTCCATTATTTTTCCTGGGAGTACTCTC
The sequence above is a segment of the Senegalia massiliensis genome. Coding sequences within it:
- a CDS encoding nucleotide sugar dehydrogenase is translated as MMDKICVIGLGYIGLPTATMFALNGKQVVGVDVNQKVVDKLNRGQVHIEEPGLGEAFKKMVDEKKIKASTTPEVADVFIIAVPTPNKDDEYKSCDLSYVESATRSILPFIKKGDVVILESTISPTTTDETVKPIIEKKGFKIGEDIFLAHCPERVLPGKIMEELVENNRIVGGVTEKCTDEAAKIYKTFVKGEILKTTSKTAEMSKLMENTFRDVNIALANELTKICNKLDISSLDVVNLANKHPRVNIHTPGPGVGGHCLAVDPYFIIEKAPELANIISLARETNNSMPKYVVSKVEELLPKNDSKVSVFGITYKGNTDDLRESPAIEIVDILKNKGINVVLHDPHVKDTELTLLDREEAVEDSDMILILSDHNEFKDINYKELVKSMNTPLIFDTKNILKEENFEGTNMIFKNLGNIPDK
- a CDS encoding sugar transferase; protein product: MEYNNDISISNKTNYNSLRNSRYYLLTKRTFDYLGALILLILSSPIMLFISVTIKMTSKGPILFKQERIGKDSKVFIIYKFRTMVVGCPNVPTDEMKDADKYRTKIGSIIRKLSLDELPQLFNILKGEMSFIGPRPMIKDHGYLIKERKKKGIDKLYPGISGWAQVNGRDGIKDKDKLKFDEKYLQNFSMAMDIKVFIKTIFKVLKKEDILL
- the wecB gene encoding non-hydrolyzing UDP-N-acetylglucosamine 2-epimerase, encoding MIKIMTVFGTRPEAIKMAPLIKKLEESREIKSIVCVTAQHRQMLDQVLELFNINPDYDLNIMKDRQSITGITTNVLKGIEEVILKENPDMILVHGDTTTTFAGSLAAFYQKVPVGHVEAGLRSGDKYSPYPEEINRSLTGRIASIHFAPTISNKNNLLEENIAEKDITITGNTVIDALMMAIDKDYKFSEEKLNNIDFDNKKVILLTSHRRENLGQPMINIFNSVKRIIEENKDVEIVFPVHLNPKVRELVKSVLGEVERVHLIEPLDYKPFVNLMSKCDIIMSDSGGIQEEAPSLGKPVIVLRKETERPEAVEAGTVKIVGIEENDVYEAVNTLIKDKNEYDKMANAINPYGDGKASDRIVKGILEYFNKP
- a CDS encoding sugar transferase, giving the protein MNLFKLGKFNKTNKLIAMIMDIGLVLLGFYISYLVKFDFDIPKRNIEPFIDLLPIIALFTVMFFDLYGLLSIRKKSSLETLLSLSISLAMISLASMAVTFIFRGFAFPRTVFILAYIFQLILLGIWRLFLIDVVKRFHGIKEILIIGEKENINNIAKKVLNNRKWYTIKYLYYKGIDRKLYKYINKVDAVIISTDIEYKDRLNIIKNAQRRNKEVFLIPNLQDMFILKSKIEEFDDILTFKISPMELTLEQRIVKRFIDITISAIGLIIASPILLIVAIAIKIDSKGPILYKQIRITFNNKEFNIYKFRSMVQNAEKTTGPVLSDKEDPRITSVGRFLRSTRIDEIPQLINVLKGDMSIVGPRPERPFFVEKFANIDPDYKYRMNVKAGITGLAQIQGKYASSFEEKLKFDLMYIRNYNLLEDIIIIFQTIVVVFIKDKSEGIIEKDLENVLEEVGLESDFKKGVTKIKEEKE